A region of the Scylla paramamosain isolate STU-SP2022 chromosome 24, ASM3559412v1, whole genome shotgun sequence genome:
gcatatctagctgtcttctactgctattttcatgctaactgctcttctgatcttgctaactgcatgcttcccctccttccgcggcctcgctgcacaagactttcttctttctctcacccctattctgtctacctctctaacgcaagagttaaccagtattctcaatcattcatccctttctctggtaaactctggaactccctgcctgcttctgtatttccaccttcctatgacttgaattccttcaagagggaggtttcaagatgcttatccttcaattttttactaccgctttatCCTTCATATTTTGACcatcgctttggaccctttttatgggactgctatttcagtgggtattttttttatcggatttttgttgcctttggtcagtgtccctcctacataaaaaaaaaaaaaaaaaaaaaagtaaagaaatcaTAAGTATATTAAGTAAAAGCTAAGAAAATGTAGTCTATAACGAGATATAACACACAATTGTATATACTCTAAATAGGACACACTAGACAGGTAAAGTAAAGCGATAGTGAACGACCGACGCACGCAGTGTGCTTACCTATAAATGcaatttacttgtttgtttacttttgacGTTTGGCCCCTTACTGCAGCCAGCTACTTATATACGGTATTAGAATAGTCATTACTCTACCAACATACTCCTGGCTTATTCATGAACATAGGTTACTGTTGATAGGAGATCTAAAATTACATcagacacgtaaaaaaaaaaaaaaaaaaaaaaaaaaaaaacgctaaaattcagcCGTAGACTTCATGCGCCATCAACATTACCACCCAGTTGTTTTGTCcaattttctcttattgttattcaataacaataagagaaaatgagataaattgTATGGATAACCAAGgttacaaaagaaaattaaggaaaacatACGCGTACTCAATTAATTTTTGTCTTAGGAGGCGGCAAATGAACTCACCATATCAAATAAGCTTATTCTCGCTAAATGGAAAGCCACATATTCAGGAAAAGCCCTACccccagaaaaaataaataaataaataaataagccagATTCGGTAATCAACTCCAAACTATTACTATATCCTTAGGCCaaatgcttgaaaaaaaaagaagtagtttttggcctaaaaaaaaaagccaatcaAGCAGCAATGTTCCACACGTGACAATTTACCTTGGAGGAAGAATAACGGAAAAGGCCATGATGTCACAGAAGTGAAGCCGCTAAGCTCCGCTCCCTTCTCGGAAGTCAACCCAAAACATTGCTCAGTTACCGATAAGCCAGACACTcacccacctcaactttttcccATTATGCCTGCTTGTTCGGCTTATAGTTGTACCAGGAGGAGTAACGATGGTGAGGTATCATTTCACCGTTAAAGTGTAGAGATTTTCATGGCCAATTATCGCATGAAATGCTAAAAAACTGGGTTAAGTCATGAGTGCGCCAAAAGACCCGGAAGATCATGTGACGAGTTATTTCAAGAATTTAACTTGCAGTTCGTCTTCTGTGAGATCCACATGCAAACAAATCGAATTAAAGTAATGcagagttctctctctctctctctctctgtatatatatatatatatatatatatatatatatatatatatatatatatatatatatatatatatatatatatatatatatatatatatatatatatatataaccataaGTGCAATGAACACTTTCTATTAACTACGTATTAGAAATGATAAATGATGTGATGAATCTTGGCAcatttgtacgtaacaaactcctCTGCTACAATATTAATTTTCTGACTGACAGACATATTAGCATAGTAGCATAGTCTTGTTATCTACAAGGAAAAATATCTACACCGTAATTTGGCTCATTATCTACGAGGAAAAAGTATCTAAACCTTACAAATTTTATTTGGAATTACATATAATAGAGAAAATgcaattaaaatttttttttattctttttattcgtaTTCTAGCAATGAACATCACTTACAGTACATCGCTTAAAACTTCTAAAGATCAGGAGcttcttttctcatcatctGCCAGCAGAATGTTAGGATCGACGTAATATTGCCGATGATTTACGGAACAATGACGAAATTTGAGTTAGTTTAAATTAGAGTAAGCTGGCCAGTCGTCGGAATGGATTATTGAGCCTTCAGCGACTTCTCTCTAAATAACTGGATGAAGTGTCTCACGGTCTCTTCTTTGAACTTCAACACTTGAACATGCTTCAGACTCTCTAACCAGACATTTTCTCTCGAAACCAAGAcaagtgttttccttgttcttgataAGTACAACTTTTCTTGTTGTACAAAGTGTAGATCGCATACAAAAGTAGATTCATAACACGTAGATCGCAATATAAAGTTTAGATTGCATACCAAAGTAGATACATGACAGGTAGATAACAAGCCAAAGTAGCACCCGTGAGTAAATATTTGCTTTTCATagtgtaaagaaggaagggaaatttgGCTGTTTTTTCTCTTAAACTTGTAAGTGCAATTCATGCTGTATCCGTTCAATCATATTGATAATTACTAATCAcatgatatatggaggaattaagggaaaaaaaaaatttttagctAGGATTTGCTCACGACTCTTCCTAATGTTTTGGGTAGACATGCATAGCTCCGCCCACCAGATAGGCTCCACCCACTgccttcactatcatcattatcattattattaatatgcatattaataataatgataataataataatgataataataataataataataataataataataataataataataataataataacaataataatgataataataataataataataatgataataataataataataataataataataataataataataataataataataattattattattattattattattattatcattattatcatcattattattatcgttatcattaatATGGTCTCACTCAGGTGCGGGACAACTGAGTGTGGTAGAAGTGTGTACTACTTGGTATGAAGGAGCCTTTTTCCGGATCACATTCTCCAAGCTGTGACTGATCACCTCAAAGTGAGGACAAGAGTACTTTCTCGTCTCTGTCGGGGGCCAAGGGAAGTGTGAATCAGGGTTGCCACGTCCCGCAAAATTTTATTGGCAGCtttactccttttatttttattttattttatttatttatttttatttttatttttattctattttttttgcgGGGGGCAAAATATTTTCGAAAATGTCCAAAAGTTCAAATCCTTTATTTGGGCTGAGATTTATTGACTCCCCCCATACACAccaaaaacagaaaagacataAATTCAGCACATCTTCGTACCATACAGCTAttcataattcttgtaaaacttCAACCATCAATTCCACATCATCAGGTTCTGTATTATCAATATCGCCTTCATTAGCTTCATCGTGGTCATACATAATATatacttgaatttcttcaacaTCTCTTCTGATACTATAAAATCCTTGCAGCAGGAATGATTTAACACAGTATGACTTAATCATCAtaatgctttttaagagcttgtttcttttatttcttacttttgtcTTAGCTAAGGAAGCACGTCTAAACACTCTCTACTTACTTATTCACATTCAAGTTGAGGGATATCTGAGAGACATCATTATGATTGTCCTCAAAGGCCAAAGATGGttctcatgcttttttttttttttttgccaaatgacgatgcagaatccttgaaCTCTCATTATAAACATGAAATCATCCTTGAAAAACTTTTAAAGCCTCCGCTAAGACCTATTAAAGATCTTCGAGGTGAAACGAGGAAGGAAGTTCACCATGTCTCCAAAAGTAGACCGACAACTTTTGTGAATCATTACCATTCAGCTTCCCTCCGTGACAGAATGGCACTGAGAAGGTTCAAGGGGGCGCTTCAGTGCTTATACAAGCTGGCGAGGGTGTGGGTGGCACTGGGGCGCAAGAGCAGCAGGTATCCCCAGCCATCATGAGCCTCGCCCAACAAATGCTGCAGATGCAAGCGCCTCTCGGTCCCCACCTGTGTGACTTTGTGGTGGGCGCTCCGATGGGTGCAGTGCTGAGACCCACGCTGAagcaggtaggcaggaagggATAAGGAGTAACAAATTGAAAAACAGTAATTTCTCTAGACACATATACCAGCAGATACAGTTATAGGTGATAATGGTATTCGCAGTAATTCATCTAGACACAGATACCAGCAGATACAGTTACAGGTCATAATGATACTCCTGATCTCGCTGAGTTCTTTCGAGTTCGGCCTTGTCCTGTCCTGGCCCAATGCCTTCTCCACCCAGCTTTCTTCCGACAACTCCACTCTACTCAACCATCAGCTCCACTTCACACCCTGGGAAATGGACATGGTAGGTAAGTGCCACATTCTTCCGCCCACCGGAGCTGATAGAAGGACTGGCCTGGTAACCATCGCTGCCATTACTTACCTAGCCTAGCTTAACTCAACCCAATGTGACCTAACCACTTAGCTCAACCTAGCCTAACTACTTAGGCTAACTCAATCTAACCtagactaacctaatctaaccaccAATATAACCTAGCCCAGCCTAAGCTAACTAACCAACCAAACTTAACATCTCAtttagcagcaagtaggtaaggAATGTTAGGTGAGGGATTGTAACTTCGTTGTCCCTGTTCGTAGCTGTCCCCTTATACCTCCATAGCTGTCAgctctttgtttacaaacaaaAGCTGGACTGCTGTGAACTCTTTATAGGGTTTATTTCATCCCTATATTTGGCTAATCTTTTAACCAAGTCTTCAGCCATGTTGTTCTGGACAGCAGCGAACAGATAATGTTTATCAACACGACTTTGTTTGTAAACAATAGGTTCTGAATATGCGCAGTTCGTGGGTGAACAGCTAGGAGCACAACATGCTGTCACCAACATGGCTAATGACTTGGCTAAAAATAAGCCGAATATGGGGATGAAACAGACCCTATTAAGTGTTCACAGTAATTaggcttttttattttattttattttatttatttatttatttaaacaaaGAGCGAACAACTGCGTACTAGAGGGCAGCTACGAACACGACACTGATGTGTGGTGTGCGAATGGTTGCAGTCCTACCCATAGATGGGTCATTATGTGTCACAAACTCACTTGTCCATAAATCATGTTACGCATCTGACTCGCACGTCACACCTAAATGAGTCTTTTCTTATCCACAAAGATGGCCAgtgacacgttttttttttcccacccacCACCAGGCAGCTTATCGTTTGCTGGCAAGACGACGTCAGTGTTCCTTGGTGGTTGGCTGACTGGGAGTTTTGGTCGCCGCTTGTCGAACATCTACGGCTGTTTCCCGCTCATTTTAGGCTGGTTCTTCATCATCTTCGCATATAATAATACCCTGATCCTCGTCGGCAGGTAGGGAATGTAAGGAATAACTAGAAGGTAACACAATGAACAGAAATTATGCCtgtaatatggaaaaaaataaaataaataaataaataaataaataaaataaaaataaataaataaagtaaaataaataaataaataaataacaagacgCGCGAGACGTGTACATGTACTCAGAGCGTGTGCCAGTGCAGGGTGTGGTTGCCACGCTGAGTTTTCAATAATTGTTTGTATAATTTCGAAAATACTCATGATAAAATACTGAAGACTGTcccataatagtagtagtagtagtagtagtagtagtagtagtagttgttgttgttgtagtaacagtagtagtagtagtagtagtagtagtagtagtagtagtagtagtagtagtagtagagattgttgtggtgatagtggtggtggtgatactgtgGTGTGtgcacctatatatatatactatatgtAAAGCAACAGTGACATTCTCATAGGTTCTTCTGCGGATTCGGCACCTTGATCATGTTGATCTCCTCAAAGATATATGCTGCTGAAATCACCAACATCAGCTTCCGCGGCATGGCTACTATCACTGTAGAAGTCATGAAGTTCGTGGGATACTTGACGGTAGCGGCGACTGCAACTGACTTATCATGGTACAAGATGGCCATGATCAACGTTATTCTGTTAGTTATATACGGCATCAGTGTGTGGCTGGTACTGCCCGAGACTCCCGCATTCCTCACCGTGCAGAACAAGGAGGCCGAGGCACGCAGAGTTCTAAGGGTAGTCAGAGGTCCGAAAGCTGACGTGGATGCAGAGTTGTCGCTTCTAAAACTCCGCAATGAACGGGAAGACGGCAGCTCGGGATACACTGCCTTGATTAAAAAAGATATGTTGAACAAAATGGTGCCACTGTTTGTACTGATTTTCTTACGGGCATTCTGTGGCTCAGATGTCATTATATCGTACACAACACGCATGCTGAAAGACCTCGGCGTCACAATGGACCACAACCTGAGCACCCTCATCATCTCCTCGGTGAGTCTGAGTGGCGTCATTCTCTCGGGCAGCGTGGTGGACCGCGTGGGACGCCGCTTGTGTTTGATAGTGTCCCTTGTGTTCATGGCTACTGGCTACGCTATGCTGGGATTCTATACTTACTTTCTACCGCCTGCACCATTGCCCGGACATGAGCCTGACATCAGACTGTTACCTTCGCTGGACGACAGCACGACGGCCTCCTATCTACCTGAGGCACCAAGGTGTGGGAGCCACGACACATCTGTAGTTCATAAGTATTCGCTCATTTATGTAGTTACACCAGGCTTCCTcaacgttctttttttttttttttttaagctactgGTCTCCCTCCAAGACAATCTGAGTTCTCGTATCCTCCCTgagttaattattattttttttctttttaacttaagTAGATATAGTATAATTAGGACTGAACTATGGACTTGGAATTCACACCTCAATTTTAATTAAATCAATATGACAGATGGTGCGTAACTGAGGACTGAAAGCGCGTGATAATCCACTGTTGTCAACTCATGTTAAGGGAATGTCGGTATAATTATAGCAGAGGTTGCTAAATGAAGCACTAAAACagctgaaaagaaaacaacattgcacCAGCATGAAATTATTAGGCTTATTATTAGCAACGCAAACTTAGGAACATTACAACACTTACTGTGAAATTTGTGTCCTCCCACTTTCCTAATTTTGTCCTGTGACCCCTGAAAATTTTTCATGGCTGCCAGCGGGAAATCATATTATGGCCCAGGTTGAGAAACCTTGATGTAGGTACATTAATGAAAGCTAAATGTGTGATCGCTGagtgaaataaagatgaaagggaaagattgatgtgaagagaggaagaggaatgtgtTAAAATGGAAGGGTCAGAGAATGTGGTGGATGTGTAActactgaatgaaaaaaatccTTTCCACTATGAACCACTGAAAAAATACATCTATATTAGatcagagaggaaagaatgaatgggaTCCGAACCTTTACATAGCACACCAGAATGCCGACCTTTAACCGACTGAACCATGGCATTTATTCAAACGTATGTCtgctttagtttttcttttcgcATCTTGCCATGACATTACAGATGACAGTTAAGTTAGGagtgctttgagtgtttataagccaGAGTTAATATTGTTAAAAAGAGTTTTGGAGCGAATGTAGACTGCATTCTTGTATTTACTCCATTGTAAGTACATTCCCAAATTATTGTATTTGAGCAGTGGTGGCGAAGTGGAAAACCGGTTGTTTCCTGTGTTTTGCTTCATTGGGATCGCCTTCGCCAATGCTGCCGGCATGAGTTCCTTACCATTACTGATAGCGGTGGAGTATTTCCCCACAAGCATCAGGGCACAGGTAACTATGCCACTAATCATCTCCTATAATACCTTCAAGTACATCTGCCACTCGTGTCACGTACTCTTAATGCACACTGATCCGccacttcaatgttcaccaccagctttggctttcctctcccttcactgaccatcctggtgaactagcctacaactttgctatcctccatgacctagagcaattggtgcaacaccctactcgtattcctgaccgtcttggagatacacccaacattcttgaccttttcctgacctctaatccttttgcttatgctgtcaccctttcttctccgttgggctctttatcttgtcctatcgctccaatccctcctcaggatccccctaagcgaaggtgcctctggcgttttacctctgctagtgggggggacctgaggaggtattttgctgattttccttggaatgactactgcttccgtgtcagagacccgtctttgcgtgttgagcgcataacagaggtgatagtgtctggcatggaggcatacattcctcactctttttctcgtcctaaaccttctaaaccttggtttaacacagcttgttctcgtgctatacatgatagagaggtggcccacaaaaggtacttaagccttccatcaccagaatctcatgcactttatattactgcctggaaccatgccaagtctgttctccaactagccagaaaatgtaaaaacctttcaagatctaattcccttcgtgatttctggcatctagccaaaaatatctccaataactttacttcttctttccctcctctatttcaaccagatggcaccactgctatcacacctatttctaaagctgaactcttcgctcaagcctttgctaaaaactctaccttggacgattctgggcttgttcctccctctcctccaccctctgactacttcatgccacgtattaaaattcttcgcaatgatgttttccatgccctcactggcctaaaccctcggaatgcttatggacctgatggggtccctcctattgttctccaaaactgtgcctccgtgcctgcaccttgcctagccaaactctttcagctctgtctgtcaacatctacctttccttcttgatggaagtttgcctacattcaacctgttcctaaaaagggtgaccgttctaatccctcaaactaccgtcctattcctttaatttcctgcctatctaaagtttttgaatctatcctcaacaggaagattcttaaacatctatcacttcacaaccttctatctgatcgtcaatatgggttccgtcaaggccgctctactggtgatcttctggctttccttactgagtcttggtcatcctcttttagagattttggtgaaacttttgctgttgccttggacatatcaaaagcttttgatagagtctggcacaaagctttgatttccaaactaccctcctatggtttctatccttctctctgtaactccatctcaagtttcctttctgaccgttctattgctgctgtggtagatggtcactgttcttctcctaaatctattaacagtggtgttcctcagggttttgtcctgtcacccactctcttcttattattcattgatgatcttctaaaccaaaattcttgtcctatccactcctacgctgatgataccaccctgcacttttccacgtcttttcatagacatccaacccttcaggaggtaaacatcacgcagggaagccacagaacgcttgacttctgatctttctaaaatttctgattggggcagagcaaacttggtattgttcaatgcctcaaaaactcaattcctccatctatcaactcgacacaaccttccagacaactatcccctcttcttcaatgacacttaactgtccccctcttctacactgaacatcctcggtctgtcctttactcataatctgaacttgaaacttcacatctcatctcttgctaaaacagcttctatgaagttaggtgtactgagacgtctccgccagtttttctcacccccccccagctgcta
Encoded here:
- the LOC135112775 gene encoding uncharacterized protein LOC135112775, with product MYYTYCGISKINHSLIPPSLLPPPRSCTHAQLSIVPRQDSMGDTRAARPASSLPVQACVPSTDAPLTLLKWAPRPTSPVLRTASEEQARNGTEKVQGGASVLIQAGEGVGGTGAQEQQVSPAIMSLAQQMLQMQAPLGPHLCDFVVGAPMGAVLRPTLKQVIMILLISLSSFEFGLVLSWPNAFSTQLSSDNSTLLNHQLHFTPWEMDMVGSLSFAGKTTSVFLGGWLTGSFGRRLSNIYGCFPLILGWFFIIFAYNNTLILVGSGGEVENRLFPVFCFIGIAFANAAGMSSLPLLIAVEYFPTSIRAQGLSVCLLWLTFITIAALQLYSTMVEVLTLAGLYWHYALFSAAAILHVMFFIRETNQQDIG